The DNA sequence TACAACCGGAAGATCAGTCCTGTCCGGACCTTCACCGATTACGGGCTTTTCGTGTCTTTTTTCCGCTCCTGGTAGCGGGCCCGATTGAACTGCCCTGGATATCTGCTACAGCACAAAAAAACCTGACCTGGGCCTGCTGGAGATGGTCATAGACGTAAACCAGGTAAAAGCCTATAATACGCTCCTTTATGCAACATTAAGGAGCCTCCTCGGCGATTTTTCCAAAAAAGAGCAGCACCTGAAAGGTGACAAATATATTTCCGGCGGTTACGTGGAAAGCAAACTTATCATTCCTGACACGGATGAGCTTCATAATCCTTTGCCTCAAAAACGGATCAATTTCCGGGGCAACCAACATGCTGACGCCTTTAAAGACATTCTGGCCTTGCTGAAAGAAAAAAACATCCCCGTTATCCTGATCCAGGCGCCCACATCGGAAGCCTACCTTTCCTCCATAGGCAATGAAGAGGAGATAGACCGTTATTTTTCATCCTTTCCAGGCGTCCCCTACTACAATTTCAACAAACTCATTTCCCTTAACGACAGCTGCTTTTTTGACGTTCACCACCTGAACCACCGGGGCGTATCCTTATTTAATAACGCACTCATCAGGAAACTCCCCGCTTTGCAGCTGGCAGCGAATGCGGGGCGGCACCGCTGATTACAGCCAGTACTTTTTTACTGAAGAGGCAATGATATATTCCGGTCTTTTTTTAGCTTCGTATCACATAGGAGCGTTTATATGAAATATAACCTTTACTTTTCTCTTCTACTCGTATGCGCATTACTTGTTATTTCCGGTTCCTGCAAAAAGGAAACTATTTTTATTATTGAAAAAAAGCCCCAGGTAACGCTAAAGATTGATAAGGTGATTAACGATTCTACGATCACCTTAAAATGGACAAAGTACGAAGGGAATGATTTCAAAGAGTACCAGCTTTACCGATCCACCATTGTGCTGGAGAATAATGAATTTGTCTCGTCCAATAGTATCATTAAAGTAATGCACGATGCAGACTCCGTGGAATTCACAGAACGGGATATGCCATTTGCCAAAAACATAGATTACACAATTGTGGTGATAACAGACCCGGCAAGTGATGAGAACTCTTACAGCACCGCAACCTATATAAGGCCTCGCACCCTTTTAAGCGCTACTTTTTCCGATGTACTGATCAACAGAGATAGAAAAATGATCTATTTATATGACCGGCCATCCGGAAAAATTTCCGCAGTCGATTATGAGAAAAGCGTGGAGCTGGCATCCGTTGATCTGAATGTACCTATTGGCTATTGCGACCTGGGAGACTTTGGCGGAATTAATACGGAACTTTATGTTTCAACCTATGACGGTTGGATTGAGATATTGGACGCCGCCACGTTAACAACTAAGGACCGGCTTTATGTATCAGGAGAGGAAGCCTTATCCGTTGTGGCGGAGAAGGGAAAACTCTTTGTTTCTACAACCGACCGGTCAGAGGTGCCGGGGATGCCAAACGGGCCCTTAAAAGTATACGACCGGGCAACAAAAAAATTGATCGGAAGAAGCGGGCTCCATGAACGTACCCGGCTTCTTTACCTGGAAGGAACGGACCTGGAACTCATTGATATTACTATCAATTTAATTCCGGAAGATATCACGTTCTTCCGGTTTAATTCCGAAGGCAAAGCAGAAGTCGTAAAGGAAGACCCTTATCACGGGGACTACATGATAAGTCCCTCCCTCGCAAAATCTTTTCCGGACGGAAGCAAATTCATTACGTCCCGAAGTGGCAGTATATTCAATAAATCGCTGACCTTTGACCGGAACATAAAAGATCATTCCGGGAACTATGTGGATTTTACATTCAGCGAAAACGCGGACATTATCTATTGCGCCGTAAATGCGAAAAACAAGATCGAAGCCATTTCCTATCCGTCCCTTGCCCCTTTGAAAACCTATTCCACCAGTTATCCGCCTTTAAGGATCTTCCGGGATGGCAATATACTGCTGAGCGTATCCGCCGGCATCCTGGGATTCGGCGGTGATAAATATTACTTGATTGACAAGATCACCTTGTAATTCGGGTTTCGATATGAAAAGACCTTTACTCTTAGCCGTAAGCATTCTCTCAGCGCAACTTTTCCATTCAGGCTGTGAGAAAAAAGAAGTTATCACGATAGAACAGCCCAATGCCTGCTTTACAGTTCATATTAACCGGGACGGCCATCTGATATCAGACCAGCCTCCCTCAAATTTTCCGGATTCGGCATTCTATTTTAAAAACTGTTCGGATTCATCGGATGCCATTACTTACTTATGGAATTTTGGCGACGGCTCCACTTCCACAGAAAGAAATCCGATACACAGGTATCCTCAAAAAGGCAAATACGATGTTAGTTTAATCGTCAACAAGAACAACGGCGCCTTTGATACCGCGCACGCAGTCGTTTTAGTTGCAATCGGCCAGAAAAACATTTCTCTGGGAACGGATTACCACACCCGGCCTGTTGACATCGCGCCGACAGGAGAAGACACCTTTCTTTTGTTGGGGGAATCTGACCGGGCCGGCACTTATGACGACCTCCCCTCCTGCTTTTTAATGGAAATAGACAGCGAATTAAACTGGAAGAAAACCAAAACGTTTCCCACTTCCACGAGATTTAATTCCATGCTACAGGCAAGTGACGGTAATTACATTCTTACGGGAACTACCGGTGGAAGGGAAAGATTCAATGAACTGGCAAAAATGACGGAGAAGGGAAACCTTCTTTGGACAAAACCTATTACTGCGGATGATCACTTTTTTTATGCAAAACAAACCAGTGACGGCGGGTATTTAGTTACGGGAACGAGGGCCATCCCGCAATCAAACGGCTACGACCGTCCGTACGCGCTAATTGTAAAAACGGATCCGAACGGCAATAAACAATGGGAAAAAGTCCTTAACACCGCGGAGGTTGAGATTGGAGAAAGTGGAAGTATTATAGCCGATGAAGACGGAATTGTGGTCGCAGGCATTAAAATGTCGGTGGCCACGGAGACCGGCTATTGTTATTACTGCGATTCTGTGATGATCGCAAAATACACCAACGCGGGTGAACTTCTTTGGAAAAATACGGTTGGTCTGGGCATACACCACATGGGAGGAACCAGGCTTTCAAGGATACCGGGCGGCAACTACATAATTACGAACGGCCGGGCATTATTCTTCTTTTCCCCATCCGGCATTTTCGAGAACCGGAAACTGCTGGATTATGCAACCGAAGTTAACATGGTCACCACCGACAATAAAATCTTGTTATTACAATCAAGATATTCAAATGGATACAATACGAATATTCTCAAATTAGACCAAAACGGGCTGTTCCAGTGGGATA is a window from the Anseongella ginsenosidimutans genome containing:
- a CDS encoding PKD domain-containing protein is translated as MKRPLLLAVSILSAQLFHSGCEKKEVITIEQPNACFTVHINRDGHLISDQPPSNFPDSAFYFKNCSDSSDAITYLWNFGDGSTSTERNPIHRYPQKGKYDVSLIVNKNNGAFDTAHAVVLVAIGQKNISLGTDYHTRPVDIAPTGEDTFLLLGESDRAGTYDDLPSCFLMEIDSELNWKKTKTFPTSTRFNSMLQASDGNYILTGTTGGRERFNELAKMTEKGNLLWTKPITADDHFFYAKQTSDGGYLVTGTRAIPQSNGYDRPYALIVKTDPNGNKQWEKVLNTAEVEIGESGSIIADEDGIVVAGIKMSVATETGYCYYCDSVMIAKYTNAGELLWKNTVGLGIHHMGGTRLSRIPGGNYIITNGRALFFFSPSGIFENRKLLDYATEVNMVTTDNKILLLQSRYSNGYNTNILKLDQNGLFQWDSFFNGSRRLENGGASCCSSTYPVAAHPMKNGGNILLGRRTDAREDNSGYYDSIILLQLDNEGNPL